A region from the Brassica napus cultivar Da-Ae chromosome A2 unlocalized genomic scaffold, Da-Ae chrA02_Random_1, whole genome shotgun sequence genome encodes:
- the LOC125593932 gene encoding transmembrane 9 superfamily member 8-like produces the protein TLLLFIHVAHSFYLPGVAPQDFEKGDELKVKVNKLTSIKTQLPYSYYSLPFCQPKKIVDSTENLGEVLRGDRIENAPYSFKMREAKMCNVLCRVTLDSKTAKAFKEKIDDEYRVNMILDNLPLVVPIERGDQGSPPVVYQLGYHVGLKGQYEGSKEQKYFMHNHLAFTVRYHLDMQTDSARIVGFEVKPYSVKHEYDGEWSEKARLTTCDPHKKRLVVSSSTPQEVEPKKEIIFTYDVEFEESEVKWASRWDAYLLMSDNQIHWFSIVNSLMIVLFLSGMVAMIMLRTLYRDISRYNELETQEEAQEETGWKLVHGDVFRLPANSDLLCVYVGTGVQCLGMVFVTMIFAMLGFLSPSNRGGLMTAMLLLWVFMGLFAGYAASRLYKMFKGTEWKRIAFRTAFLFPAVVSSIFFVLNALIWGQKSSGAVPFGTMFALIFLWFGISVPLVFVGAYLGFKKPPVDDPVKTNKIPRQIPEQAWYMNPIFSILIGGILPFGAVFIELFFILTSIWLNQFYYIFGFLFLVFVILIVTCAEITVVLCYFQLCSEDYLWWWRSYLTSGSSALYLFLYATFYFFTKLQITKLVSAMLYFGYMLIASYAFFVLTGTIGFYACLWFTRLIYSSVKID, from the exons ACTCTCCTCCTCTTCATTCACGTCGCTCACTCTTTCTACCTCCCAGGCGTCGCTCCTCAGGATTTCGAAAAG GGTGATGAGCTGAAGGTTAAAGTGAATAAACTAACCTCCATCAAGACTCAGCTTCCTTACTCGTATTACTCTCTTCCCTTTTGCCAACCCAAGAAGATTGTGGATAGTACTGAGAATCTTGGAGAAGTGCTTCGTGGTGACCGCATTGAAAATGCCCCTTATTCG TTTAAAATGCGGGAGGCGAAGATGTGCAACGTTCTCTGCCGGGTCACTCTTGATTCTAAGACAGCCAAAGCGTTCAAAGAAAAGATCGATGATGAGTACCGTGTCAACAT GATCCTCGACAACCTTCCTCTTGTGGTTCCGATTGAAAGAGGGGATCAGGGCTCTCCACCTGTTGTTTATCAGCTTGGCTATCACGTTGGTCTTAAAGGCCAATATGAAGGG AGCAAAGAGCAAAAGTACTTTATGCACAATCACTTGGCGTTTACGGTTCGATATCACTTAGATATGCAAACTGATTCCGCAAGGATTGTGGGATTTGAGGTCAAACCTTACAG TGTTAAGCATGAATACGATGGAGAGTGGAGTGAGAAGGCCCGTCTGACGACGTGTGATCCTCACAAAAAACGCCTGGTTGTTAGCTCGTCCACCCCTCAAGAAGTTGAACCGAAGAAGGAGATCATCTTCACTTATGATGTTGAATTCGAG GAGAGTGAAGTGAAGTGGGCATCTAGATGGGACGCTTATCTTCTAATGAGCGACAACCAAATCCACTGGTTCTCCATTGTCAACTCTCTGATGATCGTCCTGTTCCTGTCTGGTATGGTGGCGATGATAATGCTGAGGACACTTTACCGCGACATTTCGCGGTACAACGAGCTCGAGACTCAAGAAGAAGCTCAAGAAGAGACGGGATGGAAGCTTGTCCACGGCGATGTTTTCAGACTCCCCGCCAATTCGGATCTCCTCTGCGTCTACGTTGGCACAGGGGTCCAGTGTTTAGGCATGGTGTTCGTCACGATGATCTTCGCGATGCTCGGGTTTCTCTCCCCGTCGAACCGTGGTGGTCTCATGACGGCCATGCTTCTCCTCTGGGTCTTCATGGGACTCTTCGCTGGCTACGCTGCTTCGCGTCTCTACAAAATGTTCAAAGGAACTGAGTGGAAGAGAATCGCCTTCAGAACAGCTTTCTTGTTCCCTGCGGTTGTCTCATCCATCTTCTTTGTCCTGAACGCTCTCATCTGGGGACAGAAGTCATCCGGGGCCGTCCCCTTCGGAACAATGTTCGCCTTGATCTTCCTTTGGTTCGGCATCTCGGTCCCTCTCGTCTTTGTCGGAGCCTACCTCGGTTTCAAGAAACCACCGGTTGACGACCCGGTGAAAACCAACAAGATCCCAAGGCAAATCCCGGAGCAAGCTTGGTACATGAACCCGATCTTCTCAATCCTCATCGGAGGAATCTTACCGTTCGGTGCAGTCTTCATCGagctcttcttcatcctcacaTCCATCTGGCTCAACCAGTTCTACTACATCTTCGGGTTCCTCTTCCTCGTCTTTGTAATCCTCATCGTCACTTGCGCCGAGATAACGGTAGTGCTCTGCTACTTCCAGCTCTGCAGTGAGGACTACCTTTGGTGGTGGAGATCTTACCTCACCTCAGGCTCATCAGCTCTGTATCTCTTCCTCTACGCCACGTTCTACTTCTTCACAAAGCTTCAGATCACCAAGCTGGTCTCGGCGATGCTTTACTTTGGGTACATGCTCATCGCGTCTTACGCGTTCTTTGTGCTCACAGGAACAATTGGGTTCTACGCTTGTCTCTGGTTCACAAGGCTCATCTATTCCTCTGTTAAGATCgattag
- the LOC106383354 gene encoding putative methyltransferase DDB_G0268948 encodes MAGLFDKQADLYLDARPNYPSEWFSKLAGLTDHHVLAWDAATGNGQAALAVADHYERVIATDISESQLKLATPHPKIDYRHTPSTMTDDEMVELIGGESSVDLITVAQAVHWFDLPRFYAVAKRVLRKPGGIIAVWGYNDVVVSPEFDKVQYRFHAETLPYWKYPNIQHVFDAYGALPFPFESVGMGSEGKPLMLEMPKTTSFEGILRMFKSWSAIVTAREKGVELLPESLIKELETAWGGKDLIRNVVYKAFMIVGRVSV; translated from the exons ATGGCAGGTTTGTTTGATAAACAAGCTGATCTATACCTAGACGCCAGACCTAATTACCCATCGGAATGGTTCTCCAAGCTCGCCGGTCTCACGGATCACCACGTTTTAGCCTGGGATGCCGCCACCGGCAACGGCCAAGCAGCTCTCGCC GTCGCAGATCACTACGAGAGAGTCATAGCGACGGACATCAGCGAATCGCAGCTGAAGCTCGCGACGCCGCATCCCAAGATCGACTACCGCCACACGCCGTCGACGATGACCGACGACGAGATGGTGGAGCTGATCGGAGGAGAGAGCTCGGTGGATCTGATCACGGTCGCTCAAGCCGTGCACTGGTTCGACCTCCCGAGATTCTACGCGGTCGCAAAGCGCGTCCTCCGTAAACCGGGAGGAATCATCGCCGTATGGGGATACAACGACGTCGTGGTGTCGCCGGAGTTCGACAAGGTACAGTACCGTTTCCACGCCGAAACGCTGCCGTATTGGAAGTATCCGAATATTCAGCACGTGTTCGACGCCTACGGAGCGTTGCCGTTTCCTTTCGAGAGCGTGGGGATGGGATCGGAAGGGAAGCCGTTGATGCTCGAGATGCCTAAGACGACGTCGTTTGAAGGGATCTTGAGGATGTTTAAGTCGTGGTCGGCTATTGTTACGGCGAGAGAGAAAGGTGTGGAGTTGTTACCGGAGAGTTTGATCAAAGAGCTCGAGACTGCTTGGGGAGGAAAGGATCTTATTCGTAATGTTGTTTACAAAGCGTTTATGATCGTTGGAAGAGTTAGCGTTTGA
- the LOC106383333 gene encoding probable folate-biopterin transporter 6: METLETEKPLLKPISEHTLDMTRHHGKNAVVSILLQPFQWLQMLSSRLNPSFVVGVVLVYGLNQGFSGSIFKVVTDYYWKDVQQVEPSVVQLYMGLYYIPWVMRPIWGLFTDVFPIRGYKRKPYFVVAGVLGVVSAVALVVFGKVPAALALSCLLGVSAAMAIAEVVIDACIATNSINIRSLAPDIQSLCMVCSSAGALVGYATSGVFVHRLGPQGALGVLALPPATIIILGIFFYEKRSSTVLIQKNKKEADGLGVAVKGMYKTIKYPQVWKPSLYMFISLALNISTHEGYFYWYTDPKAGPAFSQEFVGIIYAIGALASMFGVLIYHKKLKGYSFRNTLFFAQLLYALSGTLDLVFIKRWNILLGIPDSFFVVTEESFSRIISKIRWIPMVVLSTRLCPLGIEGTFFAFLMCIDSFGQLASKWSGGFVLHAFGVTRHEFGNLWLVILLRNVMRFATLCFVFLVPDSDHLDDLVPSEMLPKNQSEDADDDIKLLLL; this comes from the exons ATGGAGACACTAGAAACTGAGAAGCCTCTGCTGAAACCAATTTCAGAACATACCCTGGACATGACAAGGCATCACGGAAAAAACGCTGTCGTTTCTATTCTGCTTCAGCCATTCCAGTGGCTGCAAATGCTGTCTTCTAGGCTAAACCCGAGCTTTGTTGTAGGCGTGGTCCTTGTGTACGGCCTAAACCAAGGCTTCTCAGGTTCGATATTCAAAGTCGTCACGGACTATTACTGGAAAGATGTACAGCAAGTGGAGCCGTCGGTTGTGCAGCTTTACATGGGATTGTATTACATCCCCTGGGTCATGAGACCCATCTGGGGTCTCTTCACCGATGTTTTCCCCATCAGAGGGTACAAAAGAAAGCCTTACTTTGTGGTGGCTGGTGTTCTCGGTGTGGTCTCTGCGGTTGCACTTGTGGTTTTTGGTAAGGTGCCAGCTGCTTTGGCTTTGAGCTGCCTCTTAGGTGTCTCTGCGGCTATGGCCATTGCAGAGGTGGTGATTGATGCGTGTATAGCGACAAACAGCATTAATATCCGGTCTTTGGCTCCTGATATACAGAGTCTCTGTATGGTTTGTTCGTCTGCTGGTGCTTTGGTGGGTTACGCTACTAGTGGAGTCTTTGTTCACAGGCTTGGACCTCAG GGAGCATTAGGGGTATTAGCATTGCCACCTGCAACGATTATCATACTTGGTATTTTCTTCTACGAGAAAAGATCTTCTACTGTCCTTATacagaaaaacaaaaag GAAGCAGATGGCTTAGGAGTAGCGGTGAAAGGAATGTACAAAACAATAAAGTACCCTCAAGTATGGAAGCCATCACTTTACATGTTCATATCGCTAGCTCTCAATATCAGTACTCATGAAGGCTACTTCTACTGGTACACTGATCCTAAAGCTGGCCCCGCCTTCTCCCAG GAGTTTGTGGGCATAATCTACGCGATAGGAGCATTAGCATCGATGTTTGGAGTTCTCATATACCACAAGAAGCTCAAAGGCTATTCCTTCAGGAACACACTCTTCTTTGCACAACTCCTCTACGCCTTATCAGGAACGCTCGACCTCGTCTTCATCAAACGCTGGAACATTCTCCTTGGGATACCAGATTCCTTCTTTGTGGTAACAGAAGAATCTTTCTCAAGGATCATAAGCAAGATCAGGTGGATCCCTATGGTCGTTCTCAGCACGAGGCTTTGTCCTCTGGGAATCGAAGGCACGTTCTTTGCTTTCCTCATGTGCATTGATAGTTTCGGACAGCTTGCTTCCAAGTGGAGCGGAGGGTTCGTTCTCCACGCTTTTGGTGTCACCAGACACGAGTTTGGGAACCTCTGGCTCGTGATTCTTCTCAGGAATGTCATGAGATTCGCTACGCTGTGCTTCGTTTTCCTCGTTCCGGATTCTGATCATTTGGATGATCTCGTTCCCTCTGAAATGTTGCCAAAGAACCAATCAGAAGATGCTGATGATGATATTAAACTTCTGCTTTTGTAA
- the LOC106383365 gene encoding enhancer of rudimentary homolog: MASNHNGRHTIILLQNSPSRATRTFMDYDSIGQAMDGICGLYERKLKEINPSLRNLSYDIADLYNFMDGFADMSALVYEHSMHAYLPYDRQWIKQKAFSHLKRLANGGR, from the exons ATG GCTAGTAACCATAACGGTAGACACACCATCATCTTGCTGCAAAACTCTCCAAGCAGAGCTACGAGGACGTTTATGGACTATGATTCTATAGGCCAAGCTATGGATG GTATTTGCGGCTTGTACGAGAGGAAGTTGAAGGAGATTAATCCATCTCTCAGGAATCTTAGCTATGACATTGCTGATCTTTACAACTTTATGGATGGTTTTGCTGACATGAGCGCTTTGGT GTATGAACACTCGATGCATGCGTATCTGCCATATGACAGGCAGTGGATTAAGCAGAAGGCGTTCAGCCATCTCAAGAGACTTGCCAATGGAGGCAGATGA
- the LOC111204249 gene encoding ubiquitin C-terminal hydrolase 22-like, which yields MKHPDPCNHLSDYKLRHGTDGYKSLQNMFTPLNDGRIKIKLPETPPRCTHCSVPHHHKLYICLICRTLSCSSHLLSHARSNQGHDLAIDVERSELYCSSCVDQVYDPDFDNLLVSKLGSLSVAVVASDGVGGCGVRSSKKRRLLADSQFLVDRREKWSYPLGLRGLNNLGSTCFMNAVLQALVHAPPLRNFWLSGQHNRDLCPRRSMGMLCLPCDLDVIFSAMFSGDRTPYSPAHLLYSWWQHSTNLATYEQQDSHEFFISLLDCIHENEGKSKCLYKDHEECQCITHRAFSGLLRSDVTCTTCGSTSTTYDPFIDISLTLESAKGTKSRNSGEPSVNSPMMPTLSGCLDLFTRSEKLGPDQKLNCRSCGDKRESSKQMSIRRLPPLLCLHVKRFEHSLTRKASRKIDSYLQYPFRLNMSPYLSSSIIGKRFGNRMFAFDGEGEHDGSEFEIFAVVTHSGMLASGHYVTYLRLKGLWYRCDDAWINEVEEEVVRGCECYMLFYAQERVVQKAHKELSYQVISMADAFPFVDC from the exons atgAAACATCCCGATCCTTGCAACCACTTATCTGATTACAAGCTTAGACACGGCACCGATGGTTACAAATCGTTACAGAACATGTTCACACCCCTCAACGACGGACGAATCAAGATCAAACTCCCTGAAACACCTCCCAGATGCACTCACTGCTCTGTTCCTCATCACCACAAACTCTACATCTGCTTGATCTGCCGCACCCTATCTTGCTCAAGCCACCTCCTTTCTCACGCCCGATCCAACCAAGGCCACGATCTAGCAATCGACGTCGAAAGATCCGAGCTTTACTGCTCCTCGTGCGTAGATCAAGTCTACGACCCCGACTTCGACAACCTCCTCGTGTCAAAACTTGGTTCTCTCAGCGTTGCTGTTGTTGCTAGTGATGGCGTTGGCGGTTGTGGTGTTAGATCGAGCAAGAAGAGGAGGTTGTTGGCTGACTCGCAGTTCCTTGTGGATCGGAGGGAGAAGTGGTCTTACCCATTGGGCCTGAGGGGTTTGAACAACTTGGGAAGCACTTGTTTCATGAACGCTGTTCTGCAAGCGCTAGTTCACGCGCCTCCGCTGAGGAACTTTTGGTTGAGTGGGCAGCATAACCGTGATCTTTGTCCTAGGAGATCGATGGGTATGTTGTGTTTGCCTTGTGATCTCGACGTTATCTTCTCAGCTATGTTCTCTGGTGATCGGACTCCTTATAGTCCTGCTCATTTGCTTTACAG CTGGTGGCAGCACTCGACGAATCTAGCTACTTATGAGCAGCAAGACTCTCACGAGTTCTTTATTTCGTTACTTGATTGTATTCATGAGAATGAAGGCAAGTCTAAGTGTTTGTATAAAG ATCATGAGGAGTGTCAGTGTATTACACACAGAGCATTCTCTGGTCTATTAAGATCAGATGTCACGTGCACAACGTGCGGATCAACATCAACGACTTACGACCCCTTCATCGACATTTCGCTTACTTTAGAATCAGCGAAAGGGACCAAGAGCAGGAACAGTGGTGAGCCAAGCGTGAACTCGCCGATGATGCCGACGCTCTCCGGGTGCTTAGACCTCTTCACGCGGTCGGAGAAGCTAGGTCCGGACCAGAAGCTGAACTGCCGAAGCTGCGGAGACAAGAGAGAGTCTTCGAAGCAAATGTCCATAAGAAGACTCCCTCCGCTCCTCTGCCTGCACGTGAAGCGTTTCGAGCACTCCCTCACCCGCAAAGCCTCGAGGAAAATCGACAGCTACTTGCAGTATCCCTTCCGCTTGAACATGTCTCCTTACCTCTCTTCCTCCATCATCGGAAAGAGGTTCGGGAACAGGATGTTTGCGTTCGACGGAGAAGGCGAGCATGATGGTTCGGAGTTTGAGATCTTTGCGGTTGTGACTCACTCGGGGATGCTGGCGTCTGGTCACTATGTGACTTACCTGAGGCTTAAGGGGTTGTGGTATAGATGCGATGACGCGTGGATCAATGAGGTTGAAGAGGAGGTGGTGAGAGGGTGTGAGTGTTATATGCTGTTCTATGCACAGGAGAGAGTTGTTCAGAAGGCTCATAAGGAGTTGAGTTATCAAGTTATCTCCATGGCTGATGCTTTTCCCTTTGTTGATTGCTGa
- the LOC106383306 gene encoding ER membrane protein complex subunit 4, translated as MDKGKAVMGAGRRWAVDFSDQSTVPSSRDILDPPGFSRASPEQDDSATSRQKKDAEAHWKLQKAWEVAQSPFKNLMMMGFMMWMAGNTVHLFSIGITFSALWQPLSALQSVGKIFEPFKDNKVELLMPKLVFLALNLGGLALGIWKLNTLGLLPTHASDWVSSLPPPQEVEHSGGGYVFH; from the exons ATGGACAAAGGCAAAGCAGTGATGGGTGCTGGCCGGAGATGGGCCGTCGATTTCTCCGATCAATCCACCGTTCCATCTTCCCGCGACATCCTCGATCCACCTGGCTTCTCTCGTGCTTCTCCCGAACAG GATGATTCAGCAACGAGCCGCCAGAAGAAAGACGCTGAAGCTCATTGGAAACTTCAG AAAGCATGGGAAGTAGCGCAGTCACCGTTTAAGAATCTGATGATGATGGGGTTCATGATGTGGATGGCTGGGAACACTGTTCATCTCTTCAGCATTGGTATCACTTTCTCTGCTCTTTGGCAGCCTCTCAGCGCCCTCCAGAGTGTTGGCAAGA TTTTTGAGCCATTCAAGGACAACAAGGTGGAGCTACTTATGCCCAAACTAGTGTTTCTTGCCTTAAACCTTGGTGGGTTAGCTTTGGGTATCTGGAAG CTCAACACTTTGGGGCTTCTCCCAACACATGCATCCGATTGGGTTTCGTCCTTACCCCCTCCTCAG GAGGTTGAACACTCTGGAGGAGGATATGTTTTCCACTGA
- the LOC106383299 gene encoding aspartyl protease family protein At5g10770, with protein MSSARNVLNIIIIICVCFNWGSANGAQKRESGEILTHTIELSSLFPSSSSPCVLSTRASNTKSSLHVTHRHGTCSSLTSDKATTSPDHAEILRLDQARVNSIHSKLSKKLTDRVRQSKSTALPAKDGSIFGSGNYVVSVGIGTPKRDQSLIFDTGSDLTWIQCEPCVQTCYSQKEPIFNPSSSSSYYNVSCSSAACTSLSSATGNSGSCSASTCVYGIQYGDQSFSVGFLAKEKFTLTTSNVFDGVYFGCGENNQGLFTGVAGLLGLGRDKLSFPSQTATTYNKIFSYCLPSSASYTGHLTFGTAGISRSVKFTPISTITEGTSFYGLDIVGITVGGQKLAIAPTVFSTPGALIDSGTVITRLPPKAYAALKDAFKAKMSQYPSASGVSILDTCFDLSGLKTVTIPKVAFSFSGGAVVELGSTGVLYAFKMSQVCLAFAGNSDDTNAAIFGNVQQQTLEVVYDGAGGRVGFAPNGCS; from the exons ATGAGCTCTGCTAGGAATGTATTGAATATCATAATAATCATTTGTGTATGTTTCAACTGGGGTAGTGCTAATGGAGCTCAAAAACGAGAGAGTGGAGAGATTTTAACTCATACTATAGAACTAAGCTCTCTCTTcccttcatcatcatcaccttgTGTTCTTTCCACCAGAG CGTCTAATACAAAGTCCTCACTGCACGTGACGCACAGGCACGGCACGTGCTCGTCTTTAACCAGTGACAAGGCCACGACGAGTCCAGACCATGCAGAGATCCTCAGACTCGACCAAGCGCGCGTAAACTCAATCCACTCAAAACTGTCCAAGAAGCTCACAGACAGAGTTAGACAAAGCAAGTCAACGGCTCTACCGGCTAAAGACGGGAGCATCTTCGGATCAGGAAACTACGTCGTTTCGGTCGGAATCGGAACACCGAAACGCGACCAGTCTCTCATCTTCGACACAGGAAGCGATCTGACGTGGATTCAATGCGAGCCGTGCGTTCAAACATGCTATTCTCAAAAGGAACCAATCTTTAACCCGTCCTCGTCTTCCTCGTACTACAACGTCTCGTGCTCTTCGGCCGCGTGTACTTCTCTCTCTTCAGCTACAG GTAACTCTGGAAGCTGCTCAGCTTCGACGTGCGTCTACGGTATTCAATACGGCGATCAATCCTTCTCCGTCGGGTTTCTCGCGAAGGAGAAGTTCACGCTAACGACCTCCAACGTATTCGACGGCGTTTACTTCGGATGCGGCGAGAACAACCAAGGACTCTTCACCGGCGTCGCCGGACTTCTCGGACTCGGCCGTGACAAGCTCTCCTTCCCGTCGCAGACTGCAACAACATACAACAAGATCTTCTCCTACTGCCTCCCTTCCTCCGCCAGCTACACCGGCCATCTCACCTTCGGAACCGCCGGAATCTCCAGATCCGTCAAGTTCACTCCGATCTCCACCATCACCGAAGGCACGTCCTTCTACGGCCTCGACATCGTCGGGATCACCGTCGGAGGTCAGAAGCTAGCGATCGCTCCCACCGTGTTCTCAACTCCGGGGGCTTTGATCGACTCCGGAACCGTCATCACTCGTCTCCCGCCGAAGGCTTACGCGGCGCTGAAAGACGCGTTCAAGGCGAAGATGAGTCAGTATCCGAGCGCGTCGGGGGTCTCGATCTTGGACACGTGTTTCGATCTCAGCGGGTTAAAAACGGTTACGATTCCGAAAGTGGCGTTTTCTTTCAGCGGCGGCGCGGTTGTGGAGCTTGGATCGACGGGGGTTCTATACGCGTTTAAGATGTCGCAGGTTTGTTTGGCGTTTGCGGGGAATAGCGATGACACTAACGCTGCCATCTTTGGGAACGTTCAGCAGCAAACGCTGGAAGTTGTGTACGATGGTGCGGGCGGGCGGGTCGGGTTTGCTCCAAATGGGTGTAGTTAA
- the LOC111204245 gene encoding aspartyl protease family protein At5g10770-like: MSFARNLLNIIILLCVYLNRGFTEGAQERESGRVDYHTIQLSSLSPSSSCVPSSKEYDTKSSLRVVHKHGACSPLRSGKAVKLDRADILRRDQARVDSIHSKLTNNLEDRLTQTGLPVKDESKSKEDLGSGSYIVTIGIGTPTHNQPLIIDTGSDLTWTKCRQCGRSRRYISLACNSKNKDIFNPSSSTSFNTVSSTSRVCSDDIRSTDIPCSASRCCYSIDYNDNSSSEGYLAEDKFTVTTADVFSGIHFGCSEKEANINDNTAGLLGLSSHVLSFPSQTANKYNNIFSYCFPSPDRTGHLTFGSTGISSSVKYTPIKSLPKTHLYGLDIVSITVGGKKLEIPSTVFSHPRAIIDSGTVITRLPPKAYAALRGAFKENMKNYTTASAVELLDTCYDPKGFDTMSVPKVSFSFGGGTTVELGLNGILYPLNASHVCLAFAGNGNDGDLAIFGSVQQMTLQVVYDRAGGRIGFAQNGCS, encoded by the exons ATGAGCTTTGCTAGGAATCTGTTGAATATCATAATACTCCTCTGTGTATATCTCAACAGGGGTTTTACAGAGGGAGctcaagaaagagagagtggaAGAGTTGATTATCATACAATCCAGCTCAGCTCTCTTTCTCCTTCATCCTCTTGTGTTCCTTCTTCAAAAG AATATGATACCAAGTCGTCGCTGCGCGTGGTGCACAAGCACGGCGCGTGCTCGCCTCTCAGGAGCGGCAAAGCTGTTAAACTCGACCGTGCAGACATCCTCAGACGCGACCAAGCACGAGTGGACTCTATCCACTCAAAGCTGACAAATAATTTGGAAGACCGACTTACACAAACCGGTTTACCGGTTAAGGACGAGAGCAAGAGCAAGGAAGATCTCGGTTCGGGGAGCTACATCGTGACAATCGGAATCGGAACACCTACACACAACCAGCCACTGATCATAGACACTGGCAGCGATTTGACGTGGACAAAGTGCAGGCAATGCGGTAGATCCCGTAGATATATAAGTTTAGCTTGCAACTCTAAAAACAAAGACATCTTTAATCCTTCATCGTCTACTTCCTTCAACACAGTATCATCTACATCTCGAGTGTGTAGTGATGATATCAGATCCACAG ATATTCCCTGTTCGGCGTCTCGTTGCTGCTACAGCATCGACTACAATGATAACTCGTCTTCCGAGGGATACCTCGCCGAGGATAAATTCACCGTAACGACCGCTGATGTCTTCTCCGGCATTCACTTTGGCTGCAGTGAAAAAGAGGCTAACATTAACGACAACACTGCTGGACTACTCGGCCTTAGCAGCCACGTACTCTCATTTCCTTCGCAGACAGCGAACAAGTACAATAATATATTCTCTTATTGTTTCCCTTCTCCCGACAGAACCGGCCATCTCACCTTCGGATCCACTGGAATCTCTAGTTCCGTCAAGTACACGCCGATCAAATCCTTACCAAAAACGCACTTATATGGTCTTGATATAGTAAGCATCACCGTGGGAGGTAAGAAACTGGAGATTCCATCAACCGTGTTCTCACACCCTCGTGCTATAATCGACTCCGGCACTGTGATCACTCGCCTCCCTCCCAAGGCCTATGCAGCATTGCGAGGCGCGTTTAAGGAAAACATGAAGAACTACACGACTGCATCCGCGGTAGAACTCTTGGACACGTGTTACGATCCCAAAGGTTTCGACACGATGTCTGTCCCGAAAGTTTCGTTCTCCTTCGGAGGCGGCACCACCGTGGAACTTGGCTTAAATGGGATTTTGTATCCGTTGAATGCATCGCATGTTTGCTTGGCGTTTGCAGGCAATGGCAACGATGGTGACTTAGCCATCTTTGGGAGCGTCCAGCAAATGACGCTACAAGTTGTGTATGATAGGGCGGGTGGACGGATAGGTTTTGCTCAGAATGGTTGTAGTTAA
- the LOC106383282 gene encoding LOW QUALITY PROTEIN: probable protein phosphatase 2C 69 (The sequence of the model RefSeq protein was modified relative to this genomic sequence to represent the inferred CDS: deleted 1 base in 1 codon), which yields MGYLDLALSCSNPTQTVETPASGGGLSQNGKFSYGYASSAGKRSSMEDFFETRIDGIDGQIVGLFGVFDGHGGARAAEYVKRHLFSNLITHPKFISDTKSAITDAYNHTDSELLKSENSHNRDAGSTASTAILIGDRLIVANVGDSRAVISRGGNAIAVSRDHKPDQSDERERIENAGGFVMWAGTWRVGGILAVSRAFGDRLLKQYVVADPEIQEQKIDDSLEFLILASDGLWDVFSNEEAVAMVKEVEDPEESAKKLVGEAIKRGSADNITCVIVRFLETASSSHPSSSSSNEANLMPQVGELKISSSESKQDQVDSEDIIRVNKPDNAHF from the exons ATGGGATATCTGGATTTGGCGTTGTCGTGTTCCAACCCGACGCAGACCGTTGAAACTCCGGCGAGCGGCGGAGGTCTCAG CCAGAACGGAAAATTCAGCTATGGATACGCGAGCTCCGCTGGGAAGAGATCGTCTATGGAAGACTTTTTCGAGACGAGGATCGACGGTATCGATGGACAAATCGTTGGTTTATTTGGAGTTTTTGATG GCCATGGTGGAGCCAGAGCAGCTGAGTATGTGAAGCGTCATCTTTTCAGTAATCTAATCACTCATCCAAAGTTCATCTCTGACACCAAGTCAGCTATAA ctgATGCTTATAACCATACAGACTCTGAACTTCTCAAGTCAGAGAATAGTCACAATAGAGACGCTGGTTCCACTGCCTCGACGGCTATACTTATTGGTGATCGTTTAATTGTTGCCAACGTTGGTGATTCAAGAGCTGTTATCAGCAGAGGCGGAAATG CCATTGCTGTGTCAAGGGACCATAAACCAGACCAAAGTGATGAGCGTGAAAGGATTGAGAATGCTGGTGGGTTTGTGATGTGGGCAG GAACTTGGAGGGTTGGAGGTATTCTTGCAGTTTCTCGTGCATTTGGTGATCGTCTTCTGAAGCAATACGTTGTTGCTGATCCAGAAATCCAGGAG CAAAAGATTGATGATTCTCTTGAGTTTCTGATCCTAGCAAGTGATGGGCTATGGGATGTTTTCTCTAATGAG GAAGCAGTTGCGATGGTTAAGGAAGTTGAAGATCCAGAGGAGTCAGCGAAGAAACTTGTGGGAgaagcaataaagagaggaAGTGCAGACAACATCACATGTGTCATCGTCCGTTTCTTGGAGACAGCTTCATCAAGCCACCCCAGCTCCTCGTCATCCAACGAAGCTAATCTAATGCCGCAAGTTGGAGAACTTAAGATCTCATCCAGTGAAAGTAAGCAAGATCAGGTCGACTCAGAGGACATCATCAGAGTGAATAAACCAGATAATGCACACTTCTGA